A genome region from Candidatus Anaeroferrophillus wilburensis includes the following:
- the nuoH gene encoding NADH-quinone oxidoreductase subunit NuoH, translated as METAGNPIVLRMVIAVVLVIAFVFLNAMVMGYLERKISARIQRRPGLYEVGPYGILQLLIDGLKLIGKQLLIPMEADRFLFRLAPLLSFVPVVLPLMVIPFSPKLQARDFDIGLVFILAISSLNVMAILMAGWGSNNKYSLFGAMRSVAQNISYEIPMLLSLLAVILMTNTFSMQGIVAAQNKIWFFLVQPVAFLIYIIAAFAETNRAPFDLPEAESELTAGYHTEYSGMGFSLFMLAEYANMFVVCSIATTLFFGGWHGIPLPFGEYSSAIWFFIKAYGLMIFMVWVRWTYPRTRFDQLMNFCWKYLIPFALVNLLVTAVLVKLL; from the coding sequence ATGGAAACGGCTGGAAATCCGATAGTGTTGCGCATGGTGATCGCGGTAGTGCTGGTCATCGCCTTTGTCTTTCTGAATGCCATGGTTATGGGGTATCTGGAGCGCAAGATTTCCGCCCGCATCCAGCGTCGCCCCGGTCTGTACGAGGTGGGACCTTACGGCATTCTGCAGTTGCTTATTGACGGTTTGAAGTTGATTGGCAAACAGCTGCTGATTCCCATGGAAGCCGACCGCTTTCTCTTCCGTCTGGCGCCGTTGCTGTCCTTTGTGCCGGTGGTTCTGCCGTTGATGGTTATTCCCTTCAGCCCCAAGCTCCAGGCGCGGGATTTTGATATTGGTCTGGTGTTTATTCTAGCCATTTCCTCCCTGAATGTGATGGCTATTCTGATGGCCGGTTGGGGATCCAATAACAAATATTCTCTGTTCGGCGCCATGCGGTCGGTGGCCCAGAATATTTCCTATGAGATTCCCATGCTGCTGTCGCTGCTGGCGGTCATTCTGATGACCAATACCTTCAGCATGCAGGGAATTGTTGCTGCCCAGAATAAGATATGGTTCTTTCTGGTGCAGCCGGTTGCCTTTTTGATCTACATCATTGCCGCTTTTGCGGAGACCAACCGGGCCCCTTTTGATCTGCCGGAGGCCGAGAGCGAGTTGACCGCCGGCTACCATACGGAATACAGCGGCATGGGCTTCAGTCTTTTCATGTTGGCTGAATATGCCAATATGTTTGTCGTCTGTTCCATTGCCACCACCCTGTTTTTCGGCGGCTGGCACGGCATTCCGCTGCCTTTCGGCGAGTACAGCAGCGCCATCTGGTTTTTTATCAAGGCGTATGGTTTGATGATTTTCATGGTCTGGGTGCGCTGGACCTATCCCCGTACCCGCTTCGATCAGCTGATGAATTTCTGCTG
- a CDS encoding NADH-quinone oxidoreductase subunit D yields the protein MPETKNIQQEHRFFLNMGPQHPSTHGVLRVILEMDGEYIVEPEPVLGYGHRMQEKMAEGRSWPGFLPNTGRMDYAGALPYNHGYVALIERLAGVEVPLRAEYIRVITSELSRIASHLIWFGALLLDLGAFTPILYTFDDREQILDALEDITGSRLTYCYFRVGGVCKDIDDTFISRVRAFIKRLRSRFSMYEKLVNGNIIFLKRMEGIGIIDADMCRRYGATGPVARGSGIPYDIRKCEPYSVYPEFDFEIPLGDHGDALDRFLVRFRELEQSLRIIEQALDKLPDGPYLGKVPKKLKLPTGDCNFSVETARGALAYYLVSDGSEVPYRLKIRVPSYSNLSVLPELCRGMLLSDLVTAMGSLDLVIPEIDR from the coding sequence ATGCCGGAAACGAAAAACATCCAGCAAGAGCATCGTTTTTTCCTCAATATGGGGCCGCAGCATCCCAGTACCCATGGCGTTCTCAGGGTTATTCTGGAGATGGATGGCGAGTATATCGTTGAGCCGGAGCCGGTTCTCGGCTACGGCCACCGGATGCAGGAGAAGATGGCTGAAGGCCGCAGCTGGCCCGGCTTTCTGCCCAATACCGGTCGGATGGATTATGCCGGAGCTCTGCCGTACAACCACGGTTATGTGGCTCTTATCGAGCGCCTGGCCGGGGTTGAGGTGCCTTTAAGGGCCGAATATATCCGGGTTATCACTTCTGAGCTGAGCCGCATAGCCAGTCATCTCATCTGGTTCGGTGCTTTGCTGCTGGACCTTGGTGCTTTTACGCCGATCCTCTACACGTTTGATGACCGGGAGCAGATTCTTGATGCCCTCGAGGACATCACCGGTTCCCGGCTGACCTACTGTTATTTTCGGGTTGGCGGAGTCTGCAAGGATATTGATGATACCTTCATCAGCCGGGTTCGGGCATTTATCAAGCGGCTGCGCAGCCGCTTCAGCATGTATGAAAAGCTGGTGAACGGCAATATTATCTTTCTCAAGCGGATGGAGGGGATCGGGATCATCGATGCCGACATGTGTCGCCGCTACGGGGCCACGGGGCCGGTGGCCCGCGGTTCCGGCATCCCTTATGATATCAGAAAATGTGAGCCCTACTCGGTCTACCCCGAGTTTGATTTTGAGATCCCTCTGGGTGACCATGGCGATGCCCTTGACCGTTTTCTGGTGCGTTTCAGGGAACTGGAACAGAGCTTAAGAATTATCGAGCAGGCGCTGGATAAGCTGCCTGACGGACCCTATCTCGGCAAAGTGCCCAAGAAGCTCAAGCTGCCAACCGGCGACTGCAATTTTTCCGTTGAGACAGCCCGGGGGGCGCTGGCCTATTATCTGGTGAGTGATGGTTCTGAGGTTCCTTATCGCCTGAAGATCAGGGTGCCTTCCTATTCCAATCTCAGTGTACTGCCGGAATTGTGCCGGGGAATGCTGCTTTCCGACCTGGTAACCGCCATGGGCAGCCTAGACCTGGTTATACCCGAGATCGACAGGTAG